A section of the Devosia rhizoryzae genome encodes:
- a CDS encoding sensor histidine kinase translates to MSLRPWMTRRFLVALVAMGILFALLIAASVRLLQSETRTVDYISEDMVWLSSQGQYEAIRYADALSSFARGQATIDEPQLRLDLLSSRITVLEDGETYRQMQQLGYADELTQFRVAVDDAVNRMVGLQPSHVAEITALHKEAQDLAADLRDVANAAMFAKRDHDKGVRDERRHTLFEVLGTLVATMAAGLLMAGVLVRDHRNMVSAESALERERQVSRLHRAFISVVSHQFRTPLAIIDASAQRMIRRGAQMDVTEIVQRADKIRAACLRLTRLMESTLNAARLEEGEITLNIRGCDPVSLLRTVIDSQPDQDQKRIELRMENVPGWIEADITLLEQAVQNLLSNALKYSPDGEPVLVAARRHGTDILISVTDKGVGIPPDEMDQLFRRFFRASTSEGIPGTGIGLSFVWQIMDLHHGTVDVRSTLGQGSTFTIRMPITQPVAKTGTRPPLPAEATAPS, encoded by the coding sequence ATGAGCCTGCGGCCGTGGATGACAAGGCGATTTCTCGTGGCGCTGGTCGCCATGGGAATTCTGTTCGCCCTGTTGATCGCGGCCAGCGTTCGCCTCCTGCAGAGCGAAACCCGTACAGTCGACTATATCAGCGAGGACATGGTCTGGCTTTCGAGCCAGGGCCAGTATGAAGCCATCCGCTATGCCGATGCCCTGTCGAGCTTCGCCCGCGGGCAGGCGACCATCGACGAGCCGCAGCTGCGGCTTGATCTCCTCAGCAGCCGCATCACCGTGCTCGAGGACGGCGAAACCTACCGGCAGATGCAGCAACTGGGCTATGCGGACGAGCTGACCCAGTTCCGCGTTGCGGTCGACGACGCGGTGAACCGCATGGTGGGCCTGCAGCCCAGCCATGTGGCGGAGATCACCGCGCTCCACAAGGAAGCCCAAGACCTTGCCGCGGATCTTCGCGATGTTGCCAATGCTGCGATGTTTGCCAAGCGCGACCACGACAAGGGCGTGCGCGACGAGCGGCGCCATACATTGTTTGAAGTCCTGGGCACGCTGGTTGCCACCATGGCCGCGGGTCTCCTCATGGCGGGGGTCCTTGTGCGCGACCACCGCAACATGGTGAGCGCGGAGTCCGCTCTCGAGCGCGAGCGGCAGGTGTCGCGCCTGCACCGTGCCTTCATCTCCGTCGTCTCGCACCAGTTCCGCACGCCGCTCGCCATCATCGACGCCAGCGCCCAGCGTATGATCCGCCGCGGCGCGCAGATGGATGTGACCGAGATCGTTCAGCGCGCCGACAAGATCCGCGCCGCCTGCCTCCGCCTCACGCGTCTGATGGAATCCACCCTTAACGCCGCTCGGCTCGAAGAGGGCGAGATCACTCTCAACATCCGAGGCTGCGACCCTGTTTCATTGCTGCGCACCGTGATCGACAGCCAGCCCGATCAGGATCAGAAGCGCATCGAATTGCGCATGGAAAACGTTCCCGGCTGGATCGAAGCGGACATTACCCTGCTTGAGCAAGCGGTGCAGAACCTTCTCTCCAACGCGCTCAAATATTCGCCAGACGGCGAGCCGGTTCTGGTTGCCGCGCGGCGCCATGGCACCGACATCCTGATCAGCGTTACCGATAAGGGCGTCGGCATCCCACCCGACGAGATGGACCAGTTGTTCCGCCGCTTTTTCCGCGCCAGCACGTCGGAAGGCATTCCGGGCACCGGCATCGGCCTCAGCTTTGTTTGGCAGATCATGGATCTCCATCACGGCACGGTTGATGTCCGCAGCACTTTGGGCCAGGGCTCCACCTTCACCATCCGCATGCCTATCACTCAGCCCGTTGCCAAGACCGGCACCAGGCCTCCCCTCCCCGCAGAAGCCACGGCACCATCATGA
- a CDS encoding response regulator: MTASILCVEDEADLRSDIVEELVAAGYQVDEAGNGLEALEQLKNQRYDLVLCDITMPRMSGLELLKQVRQEASMADLPFIFLTALAGRRDIIAGKEAGVDDYLTKPIDFDLMLITIAARLDQVRRIKGAKPAEDEGESQSLRAALLGADEALNRIAVGVFLLDSERKVLSRNRRADELLAEADGISLSREGLLRGEKPQQTQALRDIVDIAIARVAEGNRQGSEAVGLTRDSGKRPLIAVACPLGKGPAAAGEPVVGLFVTDPEWRSSDAASAVAQLYGLSPAETRLALALVRGLRLDEVADEFGLSRNTVSYTLKNLFRKTETDRQADLISLFLSNPVSLERS, from the coding sequence ATGACCGCCTCCATCCTTTGTGTCGAAGACGAAGCCGATCTGCGCAGCGACATTGTCGAGGAGCTGGTCGCCGCCGGCTACCAGGTGGACGAAGCCGGCAATGGCCTTGAAGCGCTCGAGCAGCTCAAGAACCAGCGCTATGACCTCGTGCTCTGCGACATCACCATGCCGCGCATGTCCGGTCTCGAACTCCTGAAACAGGTGCGCCAGGAAGCCTCGATGGCCGACCTGCCGTTCATCTTTCTCACCGCCCTTGCCGGACGCCGCGACATCATCGCCGGCAAGGAAGCCGGGGTCGACGACTACCTGACCAAGCCCATCGATTTTGATCTCATGCTGATCACCATCGCAGCGCGCCTCGATCAGGTCCGCCGCATCAAGGGAGCAAAGCCCGCTGAGGACGAGGGCGAAAGCCAGTCGCTGCGCGCCGCGCTCCTCGGCGCCGACGAGGCGCTTAACCGCATCGCCGTAGGCGTCTTCCTGCTCGATAGCGAACGCAAGGTGTTGTCCCGCAATCGCCGCGCCGATGAACTTCTGGCCGAAGCCGATGGCATCAGCCTGTCGCGTGAAGGGCTGTTGCGCGGGGAAAAGCCGCAGCAGACCCAGGCGCTGCGCGACATCGTCGACATTGCGATCGCCCGCGTCGCCGAAGGCAACCGGCAGGGCAGCGAAGCGGTAGGCCTCACCCGCGACAGCGGCAAGCGTCCGCTGATCGCCGTCGCCTGCCCGCTGGGCAAGGGTCCCGCCGCGGCCGGCGAGCCGGTCGTGGGCCTCTTCGTCACCGATCCCGAATGGCGGTCTTCGGATGCCGCCAGCGCCGTCGCCCAGCTTTATGGTCTGTCGCCCGCCGAAACGCGGCTGGCTCTGGCCCTGGTACGCGGGCTCCGGCTCGATGAAGTCGCCGATGAATTCGGACTTTCGCGCAATACGGTGAGCTACACGCTCAAGAACCTCTTCCGCAAAACCGAGACCGACCGGCAGGCCGACCTCATCAGCCTCTTTCTCTCCAATCCAGTGTCGCTGGAACGGAGCTAG
- a CDS encoding DUF1127 domain-containing protein produces MNIIDTWLEKRRNRSTYRQLVTLSDQMLGDIGITRYDLDKLRRGRPANDR; encoded by the coding sequence ATGAACATCATCGACACCTGGCTGGAAAAGCGCCGCAACCGCTCCACCTACCGCCAACTGGTCACCCTCAGCGACCAGATGCTGGGCGACATCGGCATCACCCGCTACGACCTCGACAAGCTGCGTCGCGGCCGTCCCGCAAACGACCGGTGA
- a CDS encoding lytic transglycosylase domain-containing protein: MTVRPLSIAGSLALALVVSGCTVAGIKPLPGNRTGEAATTAIAALAPTPAGHMPDAAAIPAASSGLLAYAGSGGGQYDGLIAHYAEQYNVPESLVRRVIVRESGYNAAARNGPYYGLMQISHATARGMGFSGSASGLLDAETNLRYAVRYLAGAYVTAGGNADRAVQFYARGYYYDAKKLGLLDQSGLR, translated from the coding sequence ATGACGGTTCGGCCGCTTTCCATTGCCGGTTCGCTGGCTCTTGCCCTTGTGGTTTCCGGCTGCACCGTGGCCGGCATCAAGCCTTTGCCCGGCAATCGCACCGGAGAAGCGGCCACGACGGCGATTGCCGCCCTTGCCCCAACGCCTGCCGGTCACATGCCCGATGCTGCGGCAATTCCGGCAGCGTCCAGCGGGCTCTTGGCTTATGCCGGCAGCGGTGGCGGTCAATATGATGGGCTGATTGCCCACTATGCCGAGCAATACAATGTCCCTGAATCGCTGGTCCGCCGCGTTATCGTGCGCGAAAGCGGCTATAACGCCGCCGCTCGCAACGGACCCTATTACGGCCTTATGCAGATCAGCCACGCGACCGCGCGCGGCATGGGTTTTTCCGGCAGCGCCTCCGGCCTGCTCGATGCAGAAACCAATCTGCGCTACGCCGTGCGGTATCTGGCCGGCGCCTATGTCACGGCCGGCGGCAATGCCGACCGCGCCGTGCAGTTCTATGCCCGCGGCTATTACTACGATGCAAAAAAGCTCGGCCTGCTCGACCAGAGCGGCCTGCGCTAG
- a CDS encoding response regulator, whose product MEVSPPRGSGVTILVVDDDALITLNTVDQLAELGHLPVEAFSAAEALSILQKRDDIAALITDYSMPGMNGVQLAEAARALRPGLPILLATGYAELPEDAPTGLPRLEKPFRQEELARQIASLFGEVEGE is encoded by the coding sequence GTGGAAGTCAGCCCGCCCCGGGGTTCCGGCGTCACCATTCTGGTGGTCGACGACGATGCCTTGATCACGCTCAATACGGTGGACCAGCTGGCCGAACTCGGCCATCTGCCGGTGGAGGCATTCTCCGCCGCAGAGGCCCTGTCGATCCTGCAAAAGCGCGACGACATTGCGGCGCTGATCACCGATTACTCGATGCCGGGCATGAATGGCGTGCAACTGGCGGAAGCCGCGCGGGCGCTGCGCCCCGGCCTGCCGATCCTGCTTGCCACCGGTTATGCGGAACTTCCCGAAGATGCGCCGACCGGCCTGCCGCGGCTGGAAAAACCCTTCCGGCAGGAAGAACTGGCCCGCCAGATCGCGAGCCTGTTCGGTGAGGTCGAAGGCGAATAG